A single genomic interval of Streptococcus oralis subsp. dentisani harbors:
- a CDS encoding nucleoside tri-diphosphate phosphatase — protein sequence MKLPKEGDFITIQSYKHDGSLHRTWRDTMVLKTTENAIIGVNDHTLVTESDGRRWVTREPAIVYFHKKYWFNIIAMIRDNGISYYCNMASPYYLDEEALKYIDYDLDVKVFTDGEKRLLDVEEYERHKRKMKYSDDLDYILKEHVKILVDWINNGRGPFSEAYVNIWYKRYIELKNR from the coding sequence ATGAAACTTCCAAAAGAAGGCGACTTTATTACAATTCAAAGTTATAAGCATGATGGGAGTCTCCACCGTACTTGGCGGGACACCATGGTACTAAAAACAACAGAGAACGCTATTATCGGCGTCAACGACCACACACTTGTTACCGAAAGTGACGGTCGTCGTTGGGTGACTCGAGAACCGGCTATTGTTTACTTTCACAAAAAATATTGGTTTAATATCATTGCTATGATTCGCGATAATGGAATTTCCTACTATTGCAATATGGCTAGCCCCTACTATCTAGATGAGGAAGCCCTGAAATACATTGATTACGATTTGGATGTTAAGGTCTTCACTGATGGTGAAAAGCGTCTCTTGGACGTTGAAGAGTATGAGCGCCATAAACGCAAAATGAAGTATTCTGATGATTTAGACTATATTTTGAAAGAGCATGTTAAAATCCTTGTTGATTGGATCAACAATGGACGCGGTCCTTTCTCAGAGGCCTATGTCAACATTTGGTACAAACGCTACATAGAACTAAAGAATCGGTAA
- the ytpR gene encoding YtpR family tRNA-binding protein has protein sequence MIFTYNKEHVGDVLMIIVKNSGDAKLDVERKGNIARVFLKENGETVAWNIFEVSSLFEIAERGQVFLSDEQVARLNQELQVEGFTEEIVNDKEPKFVVGEIVEMVAHPDSDHLNICQVAVASDKTVQIVAGAPNARLGLKTIVALPGAMMPKGNLIFPGELRGEKSFGMMCSPRELHLPNAPQKRGIIELSEDQVVGTPFDPVIHWTA, from the coding sequence ATGATTTTTACATATAACAAAGAGCATGTCGGTGATGTTCTTATGATCATCGTGAAAAATAGCGGCGATGCCAAGTTGGACGTGGAGCGCAAAGGCAATATTGCCCGTGTTTTCCTCAAAGAAAATGGAGAAACAGTAGCTTGGAATATTTTCGAAGTTTCAAGTTTGTTTGAAATTGCAGAGCGCGGCCAAGTCTTTTTATCAGATGAGCAAGTAGCACGTTTAAACCAAGAGTTGCAGGTGGAAGGCTTTACAGAAGAGATTGTCAACGACAAAGAACCTAAGTTTGTTGTTGGTGAAATTGTCGAAATGGTAGCTCACCCAGATAGTGACCACCTCAACATCTGCCAAGTGGCAGTCGCAAGTGACAAGACAGTGCAAATCGTTGCAGGGGCTCCTAATGCGCGTCTTGGCTTGAAAACCATTGTGGCTCTTCCTGGAGCAATGATGCCAAAAGGCAATCTCATTTTCCCAGGCGAGCTTCGTGGTGAAAAGAGTTTTGGCATGATGTGCAGTCCTCGCGAATTGCATTTGCCAAATGCTCCGCAAAAACGTGGTATTATTGAATTATCAGAAGACCAAGTTGTCGGAACTCCATTTGATCCAGTGATACACTGGACTGCCTAG
- a CDS encoding thioredoxin family protein: MITPASIEELAGFVEQDGKKVFLFVADWCGDCRYIYPALPEIEETNPEFTFIRVDRDQYLDLAKLWDVYGIPSLVVLEKDKEIGRFVNRDRKSKEQINDFLAGLK; the protein is encoded by the coding sequence ATGATTACTCCCGCTAGTATAGAAGAACTCGCAGGTTTTGTCGAGCAAGATGGCAAGAAGGTCTTTCTTTTTGTGGCAGACTGGTGTGGAGATTGTCGTTATATCTATCCTGCCTTGCCAGAGATTGAGGAGACCAATCCAGAGTTCACCTTTATCCGAGTGGACCGAGACCAGTATCTGGATCTGGCCAAACTCTGGGATGTTTACGGGATTCCTAGCCTTGTTGTGCTAGAAAAGGACAAGGAAATTGGCCGATTTGTCAATCGCGACCGTAAAAGCAAGGAACAAATTAATGACTTTTTAGCAGGACTGAAATAG
- a CDS encoding epoxyqueuosine reductase QueH: MIDVEEILSKMNPNQKINYDRVMQKMVQVWEKNEQRPTILMHVCCAPCSTYTLEYLTKYADVTIYFANSNIHPKAEYHKRAYVTKKFVSDFNERTGNTVQYLEAPYEPNEYRKLVRGLEEEPEGGDRCKVCFDYRLDKTAQVAMDLGFDYFGSALTISPHKNSQTINSIGIDVQKIYTTHYLPSDFKKNQGYKRSVEMCEEYDIYRQCYCGCVYAAQAQNIDLVQVKKDATAFLLDKDVEKDYSHIKFTVTKLDI, translated from the coding sequence ATGATCGATGTAGAAGAAATTCTGAGTAAGATGAATCCTAATCAGAAGATTAATTATGACCGTGTTATGCAGAAGATGGTACAAGTATGGGAGAAAAATGAGCAGCGCCCAACCATTCTCATGCATGTTTGCTGTGCTCCTTGTAGTACCTACACCCTAGAGTATCTAACCAAGTATGCGGATGTGACTATCTATTTTGCCAATTCCAATATCCATCCCAAGGCAGAATACCACAAGCGGGCTTACGTCACCAAAAAATTTGTCAGTGATTTCAATGAGCGAACAGGAAATACAGTCCAGTATCTAGAAGCTCCCTACGAACCCAATGAATACCGGAAGTTAGTCAGAGGACTAGAAGAAGAACCCGAAGGTGGTGATCGTTGCAAGGTTTGTTTTGACTACCGTTTGGATAAAACGGCGCAAGTGGCTATGGATTTGGGATTTGACTACTTTGGTTCAGCTTTGACCATCAGTCCCCATAAGAATTCTCAAACCATCAATAGCATCGGGATAGATGTTCAAAAGATATACACGACCCACTATCTTCCAAGTGATTTCAAGAAAAATCAAGGCTACAAACGTTCGGTGGAGATGTGCGAGGAGTATGATATTTATCGTCAATGTTATTGTGGATGCGTCTATGCAGCTCAAGCCCAGAATATTGATCTTGTTCAGGTTAAGAAAGATGCTACAGCTTTCTTGCTGGATAAGGATGTTGAAAAAGACTATTCCCACATCAAATTTACTGTCACTAAATTAGATATATAG
- the recX gene encoding recombination regulator RecX encodes MKITKLEKKKRLYLMELDEQQTSYITEDTIVRFMLSRDKVISKEELTEIQDFAQFSYGKNLALYHLSFKARTEKEVREYLKKYDIDEKITSQVIANLKEDNWINDRQYVYSIINANQLSGDKGPYVLAQKLSQKGIAKSTIEEVLKDFDFSEVAHRVAEKLLKKYTGKLPARALQDKIIQNLTNKGFSYADAKSAFDDLDSQVDQETTQELIFKELDKQYAKYARKYEGYELKQRLTQVLARKGYDFSDIASALREYL; translated from the coding sequence ATGAAAATCACAAAACTTGAAAAGAAAAAACGCCTCTACCTGATGGAGTTAGATGAACAGCAAACCTCTTATATCACTGAAGATACCATTGTCCGTTTTATGCTGTCTCGAGATAAGGTCATTAGCAAAGAGGAACTGACCGAGATTCAGGATTTTGCCCAGTTTTCTTATGGTAAAAATCTTGCTCTCTACCATCTATCCTTCAAGGCTCGTACTGAAAAGGAAGTGCGAGAGTATCTGAAAAAGTATGATATTGATGAAAAAATAACTAGTCAAGTTATCGCTAATCTTAAAGAGGACAACTGGATTAATGATCGTCAGTATGTCTACTCTATCATCAATGCAAATCAACTTTCTGGAGATAAGGGACCTTATGTGCTAGCTCAAAAACTATCTCAAAAAGGGATTGCCAAATCAACTATTGAAGAGGTTTTAAAGGATTTTGATTTTTCAGAGGTTGCTCATCGTGTGGCGGAGAAACTACTTAAAAAATACACGGGAAAGCTTCCTGCTCGCGCTTTGCAAGATAAGATTATCCAAAACTTGACTAACAAGGGCTTCTCCTATGCTGATGCTAAAAGTGCCTTTGATGACTTGGACAGTCAAGTTGACCAAGAAACGACTCAAGAACTCATTTTTAAAGAGCTAGACAAACAATATGCTAAATATGCTCGAAAGTATGAAGGATACGAACTTAAACAGCGTTTAACTCAAGTTTTAGCTAGAAAAGGCTACGATTTTTCGGATATAGCCAGCGCTCTTAGAGAATATCTTTAA
- a CDS encoding single-stranded DNA-binding protein, protein MYNKVIMIGRLTSTPELHKTNNDKSVARATIAVNRRYKDQNGEREADFINLVLWGKLAETLASYATKGSLISVDGELRTRRFEKNGQINYVTEVLVTGFQLLESRAQRALRENNAGQDLADLVLEEEELPF, encoded by the coding sequence ATGTATAATAAAGTTATCATGATTGGGCGTTTGACGTCTACACCAGAATTGCACAAAACCAACAATGACAAGTCAGTGGCTCGCGCAACGATTGCTGTGAACCGTCGTTACAAAGACCAAAATGGAGAACGCGAAGCCGACTTTATCAATCTCGTTCTTTGGGGAAAATTGGCTGAAACCTTGGCAAGTTATGCAACTAAAGGTAGCCTCATTTCTGTTGATGGGGAATTGCGTACCCGTCGCTTTGAGAAAAATGGGCAGATCAACTATGTGACCGAAGTTCTCGTGACAGGTTTCCAACTCTTGGAAAGCCGCGCCCAACGTGCCTTGCGTGAAAATAACGCAGGTCAAGACTTGGCAGATTTGGTTTTGGAAGAGGAGGAATTGCCATTTTAA
- the rlmD gene encoding 23S rRNA (uracil(1939)-C(5))-methyltransferase RlmD, protein MNLKVKQKIPLKIKRMGINGEGIGFYQKTLVFVPGALKGEDIYCQITSIKRNFVEAKLLKVNKKSKFRVVPACTIYNECGGCQIMHLHYDKQLEFKTDLLHQALKKFAPAGYENYEIRPTIGMQEPKYYRAKLQFQTRKFKNQVKAGLYAQNSHYLVELKDCLVQDKETQVIANRLAELLTYHQIPITDERKTLGIRTIMVRRARKTGQVQIIVVTNRQLNLNHLVKDLVKDFPEVVTVAVNTNTAKTSEIYGEKTEIIWGQESIQEGVLDYEFSLSPRAFYQLNPEQTEILYSEAVKALDVSKEDHLIDAYCGVGTIGFAFANKIKSLRGMDIIPEAIEDAKRNAQKMGFDNTHYEAGTAEEIIPRWYQEGYRADALIVDPPRTGLDDKLLDTILTYVPEKMVYVSCNVSTLARDLVKLVKVYDLQYIQSVDMFPHTARTEAVVKLVKKRKNHIR, encoded by the coding sequence ATGAATCTGAAAGTCAAACAAAAAATACCTTTAAAAATCAAGCGGATGGGTATCAATGGTGAGGGAATCGGTTTCTACCAGAAAACCCTCGTTTTTGTGCCAGGTGCCCTCAAGGGAGAAGATATCTATTGTCAGATTACTTCTATTAAACGTAACTTTGTAGAAGCAAAATTACTAAAGGTTAATAAGAAGTCTAAATTTCGAGTCGTACCTGCATGTACGATTTATAATGAATGTGGTGGTTGCCAAATCATGCACCTTCACTATGATAAACAGTTAGAGTTTAAAACGGATTTGCTCCACCAAGCCTTGAAAAAATTTGCCCCTGCAGGATATGAAAACTATGAAATTCGTCCAACTATCGGTATGCAGGAACCAAAGTACTACCGTGCTAAGTTGCAATTTCAAACTCGGAAATTTAAAAATCAGGTCAAGGCAGGTTTGTATGCGCAAAACTCTCATTATCTTGTAGAATTGAAAGATTGCTTGGTACAAGATAAGGAGACTCAAGTGATTGCGAATCGCTTAGCTGAACTTCTTACTTACCACCAAATTCCAATTACAGATGAGAGAAAAACGCTCGGTATTCGCACTATCATGGTACGTCGAGCGAGAAAAACTGGACAAGTCCAGATTATCGTCGTAACTAACCGCCAGTTGAATTTGAATCACCTAGTCAAAGACCTAGTCAAGGATTTTCCAGAAGTCGTCACAGTTGCGGTTAACACAAATACAGCAAAAACAAGTGAAATCTATGGTGAGAAGACGGAAATTATCTGGGGCCAAGAGAGTATTCAAGAAGGAGTACTCGACTATGAGTTTTCTCTCTCCCCTCGAGCTTTTTATCAGCTTAATCCTGAGCAGACAGAGATTCTCTATAGTGAAGCAGTTAAGGCTCTGGATGTCAGCAAAGAAGATCATCTGATTGATGCCTATTGCGGTGTTGGGACGATTGGATTTGCCTTCGCAAATAAGATCAAGAGTCTCAGAGGGATGGATATTATTCCAGAAGCCATAGAAGATGCCAAGCGAAACGCTCAAAAAATGGGGTTTGACAATACCCATTACGAAGCGGGAACAGCTGAAGAGATTATTCCACGCTGGTATCAAGAAGGTTACCGAGCGGATGCCCTGATAGTCGATCCTCCTCGTACAGGCTTAGATGATAAGCTGTTGGATACCATTCTGACCTATGTTCCAGAAAAAATGGTCTATGTATCCTGCAATGTTTCGACCTTGGCACGAGATTTAGTTAAACTGGTCAAAGTCTATGATCTCCAGTATATCCAGTCAGTCGATATGTTTCCCCACACCGCACGGACAGAAGCAGTGGTTAAGTTAGTGAAGAAAAGAAAAAATCACATTCGCTGA
- a CDS encoding SDR family NAD(P)-dependent oxidoreductase, whose protein sequence is MAKNVVITGATSGIGEAIARAYLEQGGNVVLTGRRTDRLEALKSEFAETFPNQTVWTFPLDVTNMTMVKTVCSDILAKVGQIDILVNNAGLALGLAPYQDYEELDMLTMLDTNVKGLMAVTRCFLPAMVKANQGHIINMGSTAGIYAYAGAAVYSATKAAVKTFSDGLRIDTIATDIKVTTIQPGIVETDFSTVRFHGDKEHAASVYQGIEALQAQDIADTVVYVTSQPRRVQITDMTIMANQQATGFMVHKK, encoded by the coding sequence ATGGCAAAAAATGTAGTGATTACAGGAGCGACATCAGGAATCGGTGAAGCGATTGCGCGAGCTTATCTGGAGCAGGGTGGGAATGTCGTTCTAACAGGGCGACGGACAGACAGACTAGAGGCCCTCAAGTCAGAGTTTGCAGAAACTTTTCCAAATCAAACAGTTTGGACTTTTCCACTGGATGTGACGAATATGACCATGGTAAAGACGGTCTGCTCCGATATTCTAGCAAAAGTCGGTCAGATTGATATTTTGGTCAATAATGCCGGACTGGCTCTTGGCTTGGCTCCCTATCAGGACTATGAAGAGCTAGATATGCTGACCATGTTGGATACCAATGTCAAGGGGTTAATGGCAGTTACTCGCTGTTTCTTGCCAGCAATGGTAAAAGCCAATCAGGGGCATATCATTAACATGGGGTCGACCGCAGGAATTTATGCCTATGCAGGTGCAGCTGTCTATTCAGCGACCAAGGCGGCAGTCAAGACTTTTTCAGATGGTCTGCGAATTGATACCATCGCAACGGATATCAAGGTGACCACCATTCAGCCTGGGATTGTCGAAACAGATTTCTCTACAGTTCGTTTTCACGGTGACAAAGAGCATGCTGCGTCCGTTTACCAAGGAATAGAGGCCTTGCAAGCACAAGACATCGCAGACACTGTGGTCTATGTGACCAGTCAGCCCCGTCGTGTGCAGATTACAGATATGACCATTATGGCCAATCAACAGGCGACAGGTTTTATGGTTCATAAAAAGTAA
- the groL gene encoding chaperonin GroEL (60 kDa chaperone family; promotes refolding of misfolded polypeptides especially under stressful conditions; forms two stacked rings of heptamers to form a barrel-shaped 14mer; ends can be capped by GroES; misfolded proteins enter the barrel where they are refolded when GroES binds) codes for MSKEIKFSSDARSAMVRGVDILADTVKVTLGPKGRNVVLEKSFGSPLITNDGVTIAKEIELEDHFENMGAKLVSEVASKTNDIAGDGTTTATVLTQAIVREGIKNVTAGANPIGIRRGIEAAVAAAVEALKNNAIPVANKEAIAQVAAVSSRSEKVGEYISEAMEKVGKDGVITIEESRGMETELEVVEGMQFDRGYLSQYMVTDSEKMVADLENPYILITDKKISNIQEILPLLESILQSNRPLLIIADDVDGEALPTLVLNKIRGTFNVVAVKAPGFGDRRKAMLEDIAILTGGTVITEDLGLELKDATIEALGQAARVTVDKDSTVIVEGAGIPEAISHRVAVIKSQIETTTSEFDREKLQERLAKLSGGVAVIKVGAATETELKEMKLRIEDALNATRAAVEEGIVAGGGTALANVIPAVADLELTGDEATGRNIVLRALEEPVRQIAHNAGFEGSIVIDRLKNAEVGTGFNAATGEWVNMIEEGIIDPVKVSRSALQNAASVASLILTTEAVVANKPEPVSPAPAMDPSMMGGMM; via the coding sequence ATGTCAAAAGAAATTAAATTTTCATCTGATGCTCGTTCAGCTATGGTTCGTGGTGTCGATATCCTTGCAGACACTGTTAAAGTAACCTTGGGACCAAAAGGTCGTAATGTCGTGTTGGAAAAATCATTCGGTTCACCACTCATCACCAATGACGGTGTAACCATTGCCAAAGAAATCGAGTTGGAAGACCATTTTGAAAATATGGGTGCCAAGTTGGTATCAGAAGTCGCTTCAAAAACCAATGATATCGCAGGTGATGGGACAACTACTGCAACAGTCTTGACCCAAGCTATCGTACGTGAAGGAATCAAGAACGTCACAGCAGGTGCCAATCCAATCGGTATCCGTCGGGGGATTGAAGCAGCGGTTGCCGCAGCTGTAGAAGCCTTGAAAAACAATGCCATCCCTGTTGCCAATAAAGAAGCCATCGCTCAGGTTGCCGCTGTATCTTCTCGTTCTGAGAAAGTCGGCGAATACATCTCTGAAGCCATGGAAAAAGTTGGCAAGGACGGTGTCATCACCATTGAAGAGTCACGTGGTATGGAAACAGAGCTCGAAGTCGTAGAAGGAATGCAGTTTGACCGCGGTTACCTTTCACAGTACATGGTGACAGATAGCGAAAAAATGGTGGCTGACCTTGAAAATCCATACATCTTGATTACAGATAAGAAGATTTCAAATATCCAAGAAATCTTACCACTTCTAGAAAGTATTCTTCAAAGCAACCGTCCGCTCTTGATTATTGCGGATGATGTAGATGGCGAAGCTCTTCCAACCCTTGTATTGAACAAGATTCGTGGTACTTTCAATGTAGTTGCTGTCAAAGCTCCTGGCTTTGGAGACCGTCGTAAAGCCATGCTTGAAGACATCGCTATTTTGACAGGTGGAACTGTCATCACAGAAGATCTTGGTCTTGAGTTGAAAGATGCGACGATTGAGGCGCTTGGTCAAGCTGCTAGAGTGACTGTGGACAAAGATAGCACTGTTATCGTAGAAGGTGCTGGAATTCCTGAAGCTATTTCTCACCGTGTTGCGGTTATCAAGTCTCAAATCGAAACCACAACCTCTGAATTTGACCGTGAAAAATTGCAAGAACGCTTGGCAAAATTGTCAGGTGGTGTCGCTGTTATCAAGGTCGGTGCTGCAACTGAAACTGAGTTGAAAGAAATGAAACTCCGCATTGAAGACGCCCTCAACGCTACTCGTGCAGCTGTTGAAGAAGGTATCGTTGCAGGTGGTGGAACTGCTCTTGCTAATGTTATCCCAGCCGTGGCTGATTTAGAATTGACAGGAGACGAAGCAACGGGCCGCAATATTGTTCTCCGCGCCTTAGAAGAACCTGTTCGTCAAATCGCCCACAATGCAGGATTTGAAGGATCTATCGTTATTGACCGTTTGAAGAATGCTGAAGTTGGTACAGGCTTCAACGCAGCAACAGGCGAGTGGGTTAATATGATTGAAGAAGGAATCATCGACCCAGTTAAAGTGAGTCGTTCAGCCCTTCAAAATGCAGCATCTGTAGCCAGCTTGATTTTGACTACAGAAGCAGTCGTAGCCAATAAACCAGAACCAGTATCCCCAGCTCCAGCCATGGATCCAAGCATGATGGGCGGGATGATGTAA
- a CDS encoding DUF4651 domain-containing protein has translation MKGMKAKKLWMTGLTVAGLSALALGAKKAADNHKLMKTQEELTAIVRELFSDMGEIATLYVQVYESSLERLVGGVIFEDGRHYTFVYENEDLVYEEEVL, from the coding sequence ATGAAAGGTATGAAAGCTAAGAAATTATGGATGACTGGCTTGACTGTGGCTGGTCTAAGTGCCCTCGCTTTGGGTGCCAAAAAAGCAGCAGATAATCACAAACTCATGAAGACGCAAGAGGAGTTAACCGCTATTGTGCGCGAACTTTTCTCAGATATGGGAGAGATCGCGACTCTCTATGTTCAAGTCTACGAAAGTAGTCTAGAGCGACTCGTCGGAGGAGTCATTTTTGAGGATGGTCGTCACTATACCTTTGTCTATGAAAATGAAGACCTAGTCTATGAGGAGGAAGTCTTATGA
- the groES gene encoding co-chaperone GroES codes for MLKPLGDRVVLKIEEKEQTVGGFVLAGSAQEKTKTAQVVATGQGVRTLNGDLVAPSVKSGDRVLVEAHAGLDVKDGDEKYIIVGEANILAIIEE; via the coding sequence ATGTTGAAACCATTAGGAGACCGTGTGGTCTTGAAAATCGAAGAAAAAGAACAAACTGTTGGAGGCTTTGTCCTTGCAGGCTCAGCCCAAGAAAAAACAAAAACAGCCCAAGTTGTAGCTACTGGACAAGGTGTTCGTACTTTGAACGGTGACTTGGTAGCTCCAAGCGTTAAGTCTGGAGACCGTGTCTTAGTTGAAGCCCACGCAGGTCTTGATGTCAAAGATGGCGATGAAAAGTACATCATCGTTGGCGAAGCTAACATCTTGGCTATCATTGAAGAATAG